In a genomic window of Sutcliffiella sp. FSL R7-0096:
- a CDS encoding metalloregulator ArsR/SmtB family transcription factor, with amino-acid sequence MQHVLEMEEAAVTLKILGDKTRLSMLALLQDHACCVCEFVEIFQMSQPSISQHVKKLKDVGLVKESRKGQWITYSINTEHPHYGLITSILVHVPSLEEKLKELEEKGLRITCC; translated from the coding sequence ATGCAACATGTCTTAGAAATGGAAGAAGCAGCAGTGACGTTGAAAATATTAGGTGACAAAACCAGACTCTCCATGCTAGCACTCCTTCAAGATCACGCTTGCTGTGTATGTGAGTTTGTCGAGATTTTTCAAATGAGTCAACCCTCTATCAGCCAGCATGTGAAGAAGCTAAAAGATGTGGGCCTTGTAAAGGAATCAAGGAAAGGCCAGTGGATTACGTATTCCATTAATACGGAACATCCACATTATGGACTAATCACATCGATACTTGTGCATGTTCCTTCACTTGAAGAAAAGTTGAAAGAACTAGAGGAAAAAGGACTTAGAATTACTTGTTGTTAA
- a CDS encoding SulP family inorganic anion transporter encodes MNVANLKQEWFGNVRGDVLAGMTVALALIPEAIAFSIIAGVDPMVGLYASFCIAVVIAFTGGRPGMISAATGAMALLMVTLVADHGIEYLFAATVLTGIIQILMGVFKLGKFISFLPQAVIIGFVNALAILIFSAQLVHFYPEKGGSWIMVGFVIATLAIIYLLPRVTKALPSALVAIVVITAITLFGGGFGLSTVGDQGEISRTLPFFHIPMVDLSLETFMIILPYAFTLAIVGNLESLLTATIVDEMTDTKSNKNREMKGQGIANVITGFFGGMAGCAMIGQSVINVKSGGRGRLSALVAGTFLLFLIMVLGDVVVQIPMAALVGVMIMVSVGTFDWQSIREIHKIPRADAVVMIVTVAIVVYTHDLAKGVGAGVVLSALIFGWKMAKIKATMVLKDKVMHYQITGQMFFGTMSHFVDLFDYNNDPKEIVIDFSNTHIWDQSAVTAISKTVLKYQRLGKNVKIIGLNDESKTLIDRVGLSATSGH; translated from the coding sequence ATGAACGTAGCAAACTTAAAACAAGAATGGTTTGGCAACGTACGCGGTGACGTACTTGCCGGAATGACCGTAGCATTAGCCCTCATTCCTGAAGCAATCGCATTTTCTATCATTGCTGGTGTTGACCCGATGGTGGGTCTTTATGCGTCCTTCTGTATTGCCGTGGTTATCGCTTTCACTGGTGGGAGACCGGGGATGATTTCTGCTGCAACCGGCGCGATGGCATTATTGATGGTTACACTGGTTGCGGATCATGGAATAGAATATCTGTTTGCTGCTACCGTCTTAACGGGTATCATCCAAATTTTGATGGGTGTATTTAAACTTGGGAAATTTATTTCATTTTTACCTCAGGCCGTAATTATTGGATTTGTAAATGCTTTAGCAATCTTAATTTTTTCAGCACAATTGGTTCACTTTTATCCTGAAAAAGGTGGATCCTGGATAATGGTCGGTTTTGTAATTGCTACACTTGCCATTATATATTTGCTTCCAAGAGTCACAAAAGCATTACCATCTGCATTAGTGGCAATTGTCGTTATCACAGCAATTACCTTATTTGGTGGAGGGTTTGGTCTCAGTACAGTTGGGGATCAAGGCGAAATTTCAAGAACCTTACCTTTCTTCCATATCCCTATGGTGGATTTGTCCTTGGAAACATTTATGATCATCCTTCCATATGCATTTACACTTGCTATCGTAGGTAATCTAGAGTCCCTGTTAACTGCAACAATCGTGGACGAAATGACAGATACAAAAAGTAATAAAAACCGTGAAATGAAGGGACAAGGTATTGCGAATGTCATAACCGGGTTCTTTGGTGGTATGGCTGGTTGTGCAATGATTGGACAATCAGTAATTAACGTTAAATCAGGTGGGCGTGGTAGATTATCTGCACTAGTAGCAGGGACGTTCCTTTTATTTCTGATTATGGTGCTTGGAGATGTAGTGGTTCAAATCCCAATGGCAGCTCTTGTTGGAGTAATGATCATGGTTTCCGTTGGTACGTTTGATTGGCAATCCATCCGTGAAATTCACAAAATACCTCGCGCTGATGCCGTAGTCATGATTGTAACCGTAGCAATTGTTGTATATACACATGACCTTGCAAAAGGAGTGGGAGCAGGGGTTGTATTAAGTGCTTTGATCTTCGGTTGGAAGATGGCCAAAATCAAAGCAACCATGGTGTTAAAAGATAAAGTCATGCATTATCAAATCACGGGACAAATGTTCTTTGGAACGATGAGTCACTTTGTAGATTTATTCGATTACAATAATGATCCAAAAGAAATCGTTATTGATTTCAGTAACACACATATTTGGGATCAATCCGCAGTTACTGCTATTTCAAAAACGGTATTAAAATATCAAAGACTAGGTAAGAACGTTAAAATTATAGGCCTTAATGATGAAAGTAAAACACTTATAGACAGAGTAGGCTTATCTGCAACTTCTGGTCATTAA
- the phoU gene encoding phosphate signaling complex protein PhoU, producing the protein MVVRQFHVDLETLRDKLLELGSLAEVAMGKSITALTNKDVDLALQIIEEDNKADRLDEEINDFAILLIAKQQPVAIDLRRIFVAIKISTDVERIADFAVNIAKSTIRIGKSDQPLLPIEKIEKMHSIATEMLSLSLKAYYDEDIVLAKKVADMDDQVDELYGQNIRELLQLTKDYPDMIPEITQLSFICRYIERMADHTTNISENIFYLVKGSHYELND; encoded by the coding sequence ATGGTAGTGCGTCAATTTCATGTCGATTTGGAAACGTTAAGAGATAAATTATTGGAGCTAGGTAGCTTAGCAGAAGTGGCAATGGGTAAATCCATTACGGCATTAACAAATAAAGATGTGGACCTTGCCCTCCAAATTATTGAAGAAGATAACAAAGCAGATCGACTGGATGAGGAAATCAATGATTTTGCCATCCTTTTGATAGCCAAGCAACAACCTGTTGCAATTGACTTAAGAAGAATATTTGTTGCTATTAAAATTTCAACAGATGTGGAACGAATTGCTGACTTTGCAGTAAACATTGCAAAATCCACTATTCGAATCGGAAAAAGCGATCAGCCATTATTACCAATTGAAAAGATTGAGAAAATGCACAGTATAGCTACAGAGATGTTATCTTTATCATTAAAAGCATATTACGATGAGGACATCGTATTGGCGAAAAAGGTTGCCGACATGGATGACCAGGTGGACGAGCTTTATGGTCAAAATATCCGTGAACTGCTGCAGCTTACAAAAGACTACCCTGATATGATTCCTGAAATTACACAACTTAGCTTTATCTGCCGTTATATTGAGCGTATGGCGGATCATACAACCAATATATCGGAAAACATTTTCTACCTTGTTAAGGGTAGTCATTATGAACTAAATGATTAA
- the pstB gene encoding phosphate ABC transporter ATP-binding protein PstB, translated as MQIAVPERETKYNPSSIITTPKEKNIVYHTKDLNLWYGENLALKNINLPIYENEVTAIIGPSGCGKSTYIKTLNRMVELVPSVKVSGDILYRENNILAKPYKVEELRTSVGMVFQKPNPFPKSIYDNIAYGPRIHGIRNKKILDEIVEKSLRGAAIWDEVKDRLKENAYGLSGGQQQRLCIARCLAIEPDVILMDEPTSALDPISTLKVEELVQELKKDYSIVIVTHNMQQAARISDRTAFFLNGEVVEYSETDKLFSNPADKRTEDYITGRFG; from the coding sequence ATGCAAATTGCGGTACCTGAACGTGAAACGAAGTACAATCCTTCTTCCATTATTACTACTCCAAAAGAAAAGAACATTGTTTATCATACAAAAGATTTAAACCTGTGGTACGGAGAAAATTTGGCATTGAAAAACATCAACTTGCCAATCTATGAAAATGAAGTGACAGCAATCATCGGTCCATCCGGTTGTGGTAAATCCACGTATATCAAAACATTGAACCGTATGGTGGAGCTTGTACCAAGTGTCAAAGTATCAGGCGATATCCTTTACCGTGAAAATAACATTTTGGCAAAGCCCTATAAAGTGGAAGAACTAAGAACAAGTGTAGGAATGGTATTCCAAAAGCCTAACCCGTTCCCAAAATCCATCTATGACAACATTGCTTACGGTCCAAGAATTCACGGAATCCGTAACAAGAAAATCCTTGATGAAATCGTTGAAAAGAGCTTGCGGGGAGCGGCTATCTGGGATGAAGTGAAGGATCGCTTGAAGGAAAATGCATACGGCCTATCCGGTGGACAGCAACAGCGTTTATGTATCGCCCGCTGCTTGGCGATTGAACCAGATGTTATTCTTATGGACGAACCGACATCTGCCCTTGATCCAATTTCAACACTGAAAGTAGAAGAGTTGGTTCAAGAATTGAAGAAAGACTATAGCATTGTCATTGTAACCCATAACATGCAACAAGCTGCACGTATTTCTGATAGGACAGCCTTCTTCTTAAATGGAGAAGTAGTAGAGTACTCGGAAACAGATAAATTATTCTCCAATCCGGCAGATAAGCGCACAGAAGACTACATTACTGGCCGTTTCGGATAA
- the pstA gene encoding phosphate ABC transporter permease PstA yields MKYVDAAQVQKKMNTRLSINKLAKSLFLAATLIGLVVLVILFYRVISQSMGWIDLQFITSKLSTMADRAGIMGAIMGTVWLMLVVAPLTMFLGVGTAIYLEEYAKKGRLQRFLQTNISNLAGVPSIVFGILGLTIFVRAAGLGNIVLAGGLTMALLVLPIVVVASQEAIRSVPGYLREASYGMGATKWQTIKNIVLPASLPGILTGVILALSRAIGETAPLVVLGIPALLIPLPEGIFDKFTVLPMQIYYWTIDAALVAEYANLAAATIVVLLFILLFMNSIAVIIRNKFQRRF; encoded by the coding sequence ATGAAGTATGTTGATGCAGCGCAAGTACAAAAGAAAATGAACACAAGATTGAGCATAAATAAATTGGCTAAATCATTATTCCTAGCAGCTACGTTAATTGGTCTTGTTGTTCTAGTTATCTTATTCTACCGTGTTATCTCCCAAAGTATGGGGTGGATTGATCTTCAATTTATTACGAGTAAACTGTCTACCATGGCAGATAGAGCAGGAATCATGGGAGCCATCATGGGGACAGTATGGCTGATGTTGGTGGTAGCACCACTTACCATGTTCCTTGGAGTCGGAACGGCTATCTATCTAGAAGAGTATGCAAAAAAAGGACGCCTTCAACGTTTTCTACAGACGAATATTTCTAACCTGGCGGGTGTACCTTCCATTGTATTTGGTATCTTGGGATTAACTATTTTTGTAAGAGCGGCAGGACTTGGAAACATCGTTTTAGCCGGTGGACTTACAATGGCATTATTAGTTCTTCCTATTGTGGTTGTAGCAAGTCAAGAAGCAATTCGTTCTGTACCTGGTTATTTGAGGGAAGCATCCTATGGTATGGGTGCGACAAAGTGGCAGACAATCAAGAATATCGTGTTGCCAGCATCATTACCAGGTATCTTGACAGGAGTTATTTTAGCGTTATCCCGTGCGATCGGGGAAACAGCTCCACTAGTTGTATTGGGTATACCTGCATTATTGATTCCGCTACCTGAAGGAATCTTTGACAAATTTACTGTGCTACCTATGCAAATTTACTATTGGACCATTGACGCAGCTCTTGTGGCAGAATACGCGAACCTTGCAGCAGCAACCATTGTGGTACTACTTTTCATATTATTATTCATGAATTCCATAGCGGTTATCATTCGAAATAAATTCCAAAGAAGATTTTAA
- the pstC gene encoding phosphate ABC transporter permease subunit PstC — MKGDFKLATQKESLNVRELINEKKTTLNINRFIEAFVPKFLLVIATISIFTTLGIIFTLLFETVEFFKRVPFVEFFTGTVLKPLGQNAQFGVLPLLMGTLISSLIAMVVAIPIGLMSAIFLSEYASDRVRRVLKPILEVLAGIPTIVYGFFAFTFVTPILQAIIPGLQSTNILSPGIVMGIMIIPMVASLSEDAMSSVPNAMREGALALGSTKLEVAWKVVVPAAMSGIIASFVLAISRAIGETMIVTIASGSTKNFTFDVTQSMQTMTAYIVEVTGGDAPAGSTLYYSLYAVAMTLFVFTLVMNLIAQYISRKYREEY; from the coding sequence ATGAAAGGGGATTTCAAATTGGCTACTCAGAAGGAAAGCTTAAATGTACGTGAGTTGATCAATGAAAAAAAGACAACTCTTAACATAAACAGGTTTATTGAAGCGTTTGTGCCGAAATTTTTATTAGTAATAGCAACAATTTCAATCTTCACAACGCTTGGTATCATTTTTACTTTATTATTTGAAACGGTGGAATTCTTCAAAAGAGTACCTTTCGTCGAATTTTTTACAGGTACTGTGCTAAAGCCACTGGGACAGAACGCTCAATTTGGGGTTCTTCCATTGCTAATGGGAACATTGATTTCCTCTTTGATAGCAATGGTGGTTGCGATCCCAATCGGACTGATGTCCGCTATTTTCTTAAGTGAATATGCTTCTGATAGAGTTAGAAGAGTCTTAAAACCAATTTTAGAAGTCCTTGCCGGTATTCCAACTATTGTTTATGGATTCTTTGCATTCACTTTTGTGACACCGATCTTACAAGCAATCATTCCTGGATTACAATCAACCAATATCCTCAGTCCCGGAATAGTGATGGGAATCATGATCATCCCGATGGTTGCCTCTTTATCTGAAGATGCGATGAGCTCTGTTCCTAATGCAATGAGAGAAGGAGCATTGGCGCTTGGATCTACTAAATTAGAGGTGGCTTGGAAGGTTGTTGTTCCTGCAGCTATGTCTGGCATTATCGCTTCCTTTGTCCTGGCTATTTCCCGTGCAATCGGTGAAACGATGATCGTGACAATTGCAAGTGGAAGTACCAAGAATTTTACGTTTGATGTAACGCAATCTATGCAAACGATGACTGCATACATTGTGGAAGTAACCGGTGGAGATGCACCAGCTGGTTCAACTTTATATTACAGCTTGTACGCTGTTGCGATGACATTGTTCGTGTTTACACTAGTCATGAACCTAATCGCCCAGTATATCTCTCGCAAGTACAGGGAGGAATATTAA
- a CDS encoding PstS family phosphate ABC transporter substrate-binding protein — protein sequence MKSFKRFLLLAIVASLAVFAAACGNSNNGTSEGASAEGTAAADGEELEGSVVIDGSGTVFPFMAVMAEKYMTEAQEGVSVEVSRAGTSAGFKKFLVDNGTDFNNASRTIKDEEKAQAEELGMDVHEMKVALDGLTIVINPENDWAKELTEQEIIDIFLAEGNKKKWSDVRPEFPDEEIKTYGPNENHGTYEFFWEKILEEKDLAEGTNLQQEYSTLVDLVSKDKNAIGFFGYGYYASNTDKLTAVNVDFGNGPVEPSLDTIAEDGDYADFTRPVFTYLNKGLAKEKPQVLDFAIFTMQNAQTIASETGFAPLTDEEIKAAVEELEALK from the coding sequence ATGAAAAGCTTCAAACGTTTTTTATTACTAGCAATCGTAGCATCTCTTGCAGTATTTGCTGCGGCGTGCGGCAACTCAAACAACGGAACTTCTGAGGGAGCATCAGCAGAAGGAACGGCTGCTGCGGATGGAGAAGAACTTGAAGGTAGTGTAGTAATTGATGGATCTGGTACGGTATTTCCTTTCATGGCTGTAATGGCTGAAAAATACATGACAGAAGCTCAAGAAGGTGTTTCTGTTGAAGTGAGTCGTGCTGGTACGTCTGCAGGATTCAAAAAATTCTTAGTGGACAATGGTACTGACTTTAACAATGCTTCCCGTACTATCAAGGATGAAGAGAAAGCACAAGCAGAAGAGCTTGGCATGGATGTACATGAAATGAAAGTAGCACTTGATGGATTGACAATCGTAATCAACCCGGAAAATGACTGGGCTAAAGAGCTTACAGAACAAGAGATCATCGATATTTTCTTAGCTGAAGGAAACAAGAAGAAATGGTCCGATGTACGTCCTGAATTCCCTGATGAAGAGATCAAGACTTATGGACCTAACGAAAACCACGGAACTTACGAATTCTTCTGGGAAAAAATCCTTGAAGAAAAAGATTTAGCTGAAGGTACAAACTTACAACAAGAATATTCTACACTTGTAGACCTTGTTTCTAAAGATAAAAACGCAATCGGATTCTTCGGTTACGGATACTATGCAAGCAACACTGACAAATTAACGGCTGTAAATGTTGACTTTGGTAACGGGCCAGTTGAGCCATCTCTTGACACAATCGCTGAAGATGGTGACTACGCTGATTTCACTCGTCCGGTATTCACTTACTTGAACAAAGGTTTGGCTAAAGAAAAACCTCAAGTATTGGACTTTGCTATCTTCACGATGCAAAATGCCCAAACTATTGCAAGTGAAACAGGATTTGCTCCATTGACAGATGAAGAAATCAAAGCTGCAGTTGAAGAGCTTGAAGCTTTAAAGTAA
- a CDS encoding penicillin-binding protein 2 encodes MTNQKQKKKKKNYVPSRLNLLFFAVFLLFSALILRLGFVQIVFGEDYRKEVDRTENVTVNTLAPRGKIFDRYENVVVDNTPLNAITYTRMQSTTAKEQLEVAKKLSEIITMDKKKIQERDRKDYWILTRPDEAAALITDEDLKKVADGEMEESDLYQLQLDRITNSQIAEITAEEEEVLAIFREFNKGYSLTPQIVKNQEVTAKEFAMVSEMLGDLPGVDITTDFVRDYVYENTLRSIFGKVSTSETGIPSERIDEFLARGYSRNDRIGISQIEAQYENVLQGQKARVRNVTDTAGNLLHQEKVFDGSRGKDLILSIDMEFQQKVEEILTDALLRTKPKPEAKYLDRAFVVVMDPKTGEVLSLAGKQIVLENGKYEVLDNALGTFQEAYEPGSTVKGASVLAGMEHGVVHNNKYYHDAPVYIGTRDNFTRKASYVNMGTINELTALERSSNVYMFNIALDIAKANYRPYNPLFIDPNAYDVFRKSFAQFGLGVETGIDLPRESTGVIGTDRSLPGKYLDLSIGQYDNYTTLQLAQYVSTIANGGYRMKPQLVREIREPSQEEGLGAVARGFKPEVLNRLEVTDDQIKRVQEGFIRVYHGTAGTARGSKVKKYKPAGKSGTAESPIFNVIGQDEDGNPRYEKIETLNFNLVGYAPYDNPEMAFAIVVPKASTNFSVTGGVTTEIGDAVMEAYFDLKQKRAQGQPSLEEQKEEEENQEDNEEDTE; translated from the coding sequence ATGACCAATCAAAAGCAAAAAAAGAAAAAGAAGAATTATGTCCCATCTCGTTTGAACCTTTTGTTTTTTGCGGTATTCTTACTCTTCTCGGCCTTGATTTTAAGACTGGGATTCGTACAGATTGTATTTGGTGAGGATTATCGCAAGGAAGTGGATCGGACGGAGAACGTTACGGTTAACACGCTTGCCCCAAGAGGTAAAATTTTTGACCGCTATGAAAACGTCGTGGTGGATAACACCCCTCTGAATGCTATTACATATACAAGAATGCAATCAACCACGGCAAAGGAACAACTAGAAGTAGCCAAGAAACTTTCAGAAATCATTACCATGGATAAGAAGAAAATCCAGGAACGTGATAGGAAGGATTATTGGATCCTTACCCGGCCTGATGAAGCCGCAGCACTAATCACAGATGAGGACCTTAAAAAGGTTGCCGACGGTGAGATGGAAGAGAGTGACCTTTATCAACTTCAATTGGATCGTATTACGAATAGCCAAATAGCTGAAATCACAGCGGAGGAAGAAGAGGTACTTGCCATCTTCCGAGAGTTTAACAAAGGGTACTCACTTACTCCACAAATTGTAAAAAACCAAGAGGTTACAGCTAAAGAGTTTGCGATGGTCAGTGAAATGCTTGGTGATTTGCCTGGGGTAGATATCACAACCGATTTCGTCCGCGACTATGTATATGAGAATACCTTACGCTCCATCTTTGGAAAAGTATCGACATCGGAAACTGGTATTCCAAGTGAGCGTATTGATGAATTTCTTGCAAGAGGCTACAGTCGGAATGACCGTATAGGGATAAGTCAGATTGAAGCACAATATGAAAATGTACTACAGGGACAAAAGGCCCGTGTCCGTAACGTTACAGATACAGCTGGAAACCTCCTTCATCAAGAAAAAGTATTTGATGGTTCAAGAGGAAAGGACCTTATTTTATCCATTGACATGGAATTCCAGCAAAAGGTCGAAGAAATTCTGACAGATGCCTTGCTTAGAACAAAGCCGAAACCAGAAGCCAAGTATCTTGACAGAGCATTTGTGGTTGTAATGGATCCGAAAACAGGTGAGGTTCTATCACTTGCCGGAAAGCAAATCGTTCTGGAAAATGGAAAGTATGAGGTGCTTGATAATGCACTAGGAACATTCCAGGAAGCTTATGAACCTGGTTCAACCGTCAAGGGAGCAAGTGTACTGGCGGGGATGGAACATGGAGTAGTGCATAACAATAAATACTATCATGATGCTCCTGTGTATATTGGGACAAGAGATAATTTCACTCGAAAAGCATCTTACGTGAACATGGGTACGATCAATGAGCTCACTGCCCTTGAAAGATCTTCCAACGTTTATATGTTCAATATCGCATTGGATATTGCCAAAGCGAATTATAGACCGTATAACCCGTTGTTCATTGATCCGAATGCTTATGATGTGTTCAGAAAATCCTTTGCACAGTTTGGCCTTGGTGTTGAGACAGGCATAGACCTACCGAGGGAATCAACTGGTGTAATCGGAACAGATAGAAGCTTGCCAGGTAAATACCTCGATTTATCCATTGGTCAATATGATAACTATACAACCCTTCAATTGGCGCAATATGTATCCACTATTGCTAATGGTGGCTACCGTATGAAGCCTCAATTAGTGAGGGAAATACGTGAACCGTCACAAGAGGAAGGCCTTGGGGCCGTTGCAAGGGGATTCAAGCCGGAAGTATTAAACCGTTTAGAGGTTACAGACGATCAGATTAAACGGGTTCAGGAAGGATTCATTCGTGTTTATCATGGTACAGCCGGAACTGCAAGAGGTTCTAAAGTAAAAAAATATAAGCCTGCCGGTAAATCAGGAACAGCCGAATCCCCAATCTTCAATGTAATTGGTCAAGATGAAGATGGAAATCCAAGATATGAAAAAATAGAAACCCTAAACTTCAATCTTGTAGGCTATGCACCTTATGATAATCCGGAAATGGCTTTTGCGATCGTTGTTCCAAAAGCATCTACAAACTTCAGTGTAACCGGTGGAGTTACAACTGAAATTGGAGATGCCGTGATGGAAGCCTATTTCGACTTGAAGCAGAAGCGTGCTCAGGGACAACCTTCACTTGAAGAGCAGAAAGAAGAAGAGGAAAACCAAGAAGATAATGAAGAAGACACAGAATAA
- a CDS encoding MFS transporter — translation MAALKKLIGDVEVNKDLMLLLIIGGLYSLSIALSNTFVNVYLWKQSGEFSDLGFYNLAIVVFQPLTFILAGRWAKKIDRVIVLRLGVVFLALFYLFVLFIGDKASTYLLMLGALLGIGYGFYWLAFNVLTFEITEPETRDFFNGFLGILTSVGGMIGPFAAGYIISTLEKFTGYTVIFSISLVLFFAAVILSLFLKRRGAEGSYELRRIFHERKNNDNWRYITNAHFFQGLREGTFLFAISVLVFITTNSELALGTFGLLNSAVAFVCYFLATRMIKKEYRKKSILVGGLILYGAIFFLIFDLTYVKLLMYAVTIAIAYPLLLVPYVSLTYDVIGRGWKAAEMRIEYIVVREVFLNIGRAGSIILFLIAVIFFDTEKSIPILLCIIGAGHALIYPFVRKVELDAPPPREEPHPIVTTLRDGEGESTP, via the coding sequence ATGGCAGCTTTAAAAAAATTAATTGGTGATGTGGAAGTCAACAAGGACCTCATGCTACTGCTGATCATAGGTGGACTCTATTCGTTGAGCATCGCTTTATCCAATACATTTGTGAACGTCTATCTTTGGAAGCAATCAGGTGAATTCAGTGATCTTGGCTTCTACAATTTAGCGATAGTCGTTTTCCAACCACTCACCTTCATATTGGCAGGAAGGTGGGCAAAAAAAATCGATCGAGTCATTGTGCTACGTTTAGGTGTCGTATTCTTAGCACTTTTTTATTTGTTTGTTTTGTTTATCGGAGACAAGGCTTCCACCTATCTTTTGATGCTTGGGGCATTACTTGGGATAGGGTATGGTTTCTATTGGCTTGCATTCAATGTATTGACTTTTGAGATTACAGAACCGGAAACAAGGGACTTCTTCAATGGGTTTCTAGGTATATTAACGTCAGTTGGCGGAATGATCGGTCCCTTTGCAGCAGGATACATTATTTCTACTTTAGAAAAATTTACGGGTTACACTGTTATATTTAGCATTTCTCTCGTTTTATTCTTTGCTGCCGTCATCTTGAGCCTATTTTTGAAAAGACGTGGAGCGGAAGGGAGTTATGAACTTCGTCGTATCTTTCATGAAAGAAAGAACAATGACAATTGGCGATACATAACAAACGCCCATTTCTTTCAAGGATTGAGGGAGGGTACATTTCTATTTGCGATTTCTGTCTTAGTGTTCATTACTACCAATAGTGAACTGGCACTTGGTACATTTGGGCTTCTAAATTCCGCTGTTGCATTTGTATGCTACTTTCTGGCAACAAGGATGATCAAAAAAGAGTATAGAAAAAAGTCCATTCTAGTCGGAGGGCTGATCCTATACGGAGCGATTTTCTTTCTTATTTTTGACCTGACCTATGTGAAGCTTCTGATGTATGCTGTGACGATAGCCATCGCATATCCGCTACTTCTTGTCCCGTATGTGTCACTGACCTATGATGTAATTGGACGTGGATGGAAAGCAGCAGAAATGCGGATAGAGTATATAGTGGTAAGGGAAGTCTTCTTGAACATAGGTCGTGCTGGTTCCATCATTCTATTCTTAATTGCCGTGATATTTTTCGATACAGAAAAGAGCATTCCTATACTTTTATGTATCATTGGAGCGGGACATGCTCTTATTTACCCATTTGTCCGTAAAGTGGAGTTGGATGCACCACCCCCTAGAGAGGAGCCTCATCCAATTGTGACAACTTTGCGAGACGGAGAAGGAGAATCGACACCATAG
- a CDS encoding superoxide dismutase yields MAYELPQLPYAYDALEPHIDKETMNIHHTKHHNTYVTGINAALEGQTDLQGKSVEELISNMDAVPENIKTPVRNHGGGHANHSLFWNILTPGGATSPNGELADALTSKFGSFDNFKDEFAKAAATRFGSGWAWLVVNNGELEITSTPNQDSPLMEGKTPVLGLDVWEHAYYLNYQNRRPDYINAFFNVINWDVVGKLYNEAK; encoded by the coding sequence ATGGCATACGAACTACCACAATTACCTTATGCATACGACGCATTGGAGCCTCACATCGACAAAGAAACAATGAACATCCACCACACAAAGCATCACAATACTTACGTTACTGGTATTAACGCTGCATTAGAAGGTCAAACAGATCTTCAAGGCAAAAGTGTGGAAGAGTTAATCTCCAACATGGACGCTGTTCCTGAAAACATCAAAACACCTGTACGCAACCACGGTGGCGGACATGCTAACCACAGCTTATTCTGGAATATCCTTACTCCAGGTGGAGCTACATCTCCAAATGGCGAATTAGCAGATGCTCTAACAAGCAAGTTCGGTAGCTTTGACAACTTCAAAGACGAATTCGCTAAAGCAGCGGCTACTCGTTTCGGATCTGGTTGGGCTTGGTTAGTAGTAAACAACGGTGAGTTGGAAATCACTAGCACACCAAACCAAGACTCTCCATTAATGGAAGGCAAGACTCCGGTTCTAGGTCTTGACGTTTGGGAGCATGCATACTACCTAAACTACCAAAACCGTCGCCCTGACTACATCAACGCGTTCTTCAACGTAATTAACTGGGATGTAGTAGGAAAACTTTACAACGAAGCAAAATAA